A region from the Chloroflexia bacterium SDU3-3 genome encodes:
- a CDS encoding type II toxin-antitoxin system prevent-host-death family antitoxin, with protein MKAITLHEAKQNLEQVIGRVLADAEPTIIVGEAGEQVVLISLDTYTSWQETLSLLANPSNAAHLAGAVAQARAGVVAPHDLAE; from the coding sequence ATGAAGGCCATCACGCTGCACGAGGCGAAGCAAAATCTGGAGCAGGTGATCGGGCGCGTCCTGGCGGATGCCGAGCCGACCATCATCGTGGGTGAGGCGGGCGAGCAGGTGGTGCTGATCTCGCTCGATACGTATACCTCCTGGCAGGAGACGCTCTCCCTGCTGGCAAATCCGTCCAATGCCGCCCACCTCGCAGGCGCGGTCGCGCAGGCGCGCGCGGGTGTGGTCGCCCCTCACGACCTCGCGGAGTGA